The sequence GATCGGGTTGATGCTCACCTTGGTGGTGATGCTGACGGGCTGTAGCGGGTCAATGGGTACCCTTTCCGGGAATTACACCCAGGATACGTTGAGTTTGGTACAGACCCTACGCCAGGCGGTCGCCCTCCCGGAGGATGACCCCCACAAGGCAGAATTTCAAACCGCCGCCCGGGAGCAGATCAACGACTTCGCCGCCCGGTATCGGCGGGATGGGGGGATTTCCGGGCTGTTATCCTTTACCACGATGCGAACCGCCCTGAATGCGTTGGCGGGGCACTACAGTTCCTATCCGGGGCGACCGATTCCCGAAAAGCTGAAAAACCGGATCACGGAGCAGTTAGACCAGGTGGAACTTGCCCTCAAACGGGGGAATTAGCGCCCATGACCGAGGTCATCACCTACAGTCCGGCGGTGACCCTGGTGCCGACCTACGAATGTTTTAATCGCTGTACCTACTGCAATTTTCGGGTTGCTCCCGGTCACAGCCCCTGGTTAACCCTAGAGCAGGCGGGTCAACGGTTGGCCACCATCCGCCGCCACAGCCCCCAGGTGACGGAAATTTTACTCCTGAGCGGGGAAGTCCATCCCCACAGCCCCCGCCGGTCGGAGTGGGTGACGCATTTAGAAAAACTGGCCCAACTGGCCTGGGACTGGGGGTTTTGGCCCCACACCAACTGCGGCCCCCTGACCGAACCGGAGATGTGGCAATTGGGCAGGGTGAATGCCTCGATGGGGTTGATGCTGGAACAACTGCGCCCAGATTTACCCGTGCATCGCCATGCCCCCAGTAAAGACCCCGGTCTGCGGTTGGCGCAACTGGAACAGGCGGGACGGTTGGGGATTCCTTTTACCACCGGGTTACTGCTGGGGATTGGGGAGTCGCCCCAGGATTGGGAAGCTACCTTGACCGCCATTGCCGCTTGCCATCGCCGTTGGGGACATATCCAGGAAGTGATTGTGCAACCCTACCGCCTGGGAACAGTGCAGGCTGACCCCTTGCCCGAATTTGACTTGAATCAATTACCGCTGGTGGTGGGGCTGGCCCGCCGGATTTTGCCCGCCGACATTACCCTGCAAATTCCCCCCAATTTGGTGCACTATCCCCAAATTCTCCTGGATTGTTTGGCCGCTGGGGCCCGGGATTTGGGGGGGATTGGCCCCAAGGACGAGGTGAACCCGGATTATCCCTACCCCCAGGTCGCTACGTTAACCACCCTGTTGGCTTCCCAGGGTTATCGGTTGCAACCCCGATTGCCGATTTATCCCAAATGGTTGCATTCTGACTGGATTTTGCCCCAATTTTCCTCCGTCTCAGTACCCAATCGCCAAAAATTAGTGTAAGGTATAAGGTGTTTGTTGGTGCAAATACCTACGGCTTGTTTGTCGTTATTCCCCAGTCGGGCAGGTTTTATGTCGGAAACCTTACTCAATACTCACAGTGACGAAGCCCTCTCCCGGGAAAGCCGCATGGGTCAACTGCGTCTGCTGTTAGAAACCCTGCACACGGCGGATGCGGTCGCCAACCAGGGGTACTTCATCACCAGTGCGGAACTGGCCGCTTTGATGGATGTGAATGCCAGTGCGGTGACCAGTCGGGGGGAAACCTGGGCGTGGCGCAACTGGATCGTTTCACGGGTACGCCGGGAGGGGAACCAAATCCTGTGGCAGTTAGAACGGATTGACGGCCCCCTACCGGACGAAGAAGCGTAACCATAGAGGAGATTCACCGGGAAAAACCCGCTTGGCGAGCCGACTGCCAGGCTCGTTGCCGTTGCTCCCCCGCCCGTCGAAACAGGGCTTCGCTGGTCTGGAGGTACTGCTCGCTGTAGCTTTGGGTGAACCAATGCAGGTCTTCCAGGGCATCGTGCAAATGGTTCAAACAGTGGTACAGCCCACTGGCAACCCCGGCGAGGGCAGGGGGATTGGCTTGACTGCGAAACAGGGCTTCCGCCTGCTGGAGGGTGTGGCGACAGGCGAGCAGATACCGGTTAAATTCCGCCATACAGGCATCATCAAAGGGGTCAGCGGCTAACCGTTCCAACTGCTGGCGACGGGTGCCCAAAATCCGGTTTACCCGTTGATCCACTGGCTGAAACACCTCCCGCCACCAAAGCTGGGGCGCCGGGGGGGGCGGACAGGGAAGGCTGGTCGTCGTCTGTCGCTGGTCGTAGGCACGCCGTTGCACTGGGTCACCCAACACTTCATAGGCGAGATTCAGGGCAATCATCCGCTCATGCCCCTGGGGATTGGTGTCGGGGTGGCAGAGCTTGACTAGGCGGCGGTAGGCGGCTTTGACCTGAGCATGGGTGGCATTGGGACGCAAGCCCAGGGTTTGGTAATGGTCACTCATGTCTGGGGCAGGTCAAACAACACCGTCGTCATATAGCGTTCCGTCCAGGTATTGCCAAAGGCTCGCTCCAACACCCGCCGGGTTTTGTCATTCTGCTGTTGCTGGCGGCAGTAATAACTCTGCTGGGATTGGTGTTGCTGCGCCAAGGCGGGGGAAAGGGGCTGGCTCGCTAAAGCGTGTTGACAATGTAATTTTAATATCTGCCCCACATAATCCACAAATCGTTGCTGTTCCAATTCATCCACCGGGCGGACAAACAGACAAAATTCCGAAAAAATATCTCCCCAGGGCGGCAGGGGGCGGGGTTGCTGAAAGGGGTCAGGGGTCAGGGCGGTCAAGTCCCGCACATAGGCAGATGGCAGGGAATGATCCACTCGGGTGGGGGACAAATCCACAATCGCCGCACTCACCTGTCCCCGTCCCGCCACAATATCCGTGCCAAACACGGGCAGATCATAACAAGTGCGGGGGAACATCACACAGTGCAAAATGTCCAGATTATCCCCCACCTGCGCCAGTTCCAGATGCAGTTTGCGAAAATGGGGGGTTTGGTAACACAGATTGTGGATACGCACCCGTTCCCCTTCCAAATGCCCTTCCACGTAGCCCAAATCCGCCGGGAGGGGGTAGGGCTGGAGGGGCAAACTCCCCTCCCATATCTGGCGAATCACCTCACTCAACTGGGCAATCAACGGGTGTTGGATCACGGCAACCGCAGGAAACCTCCACTTTCTAGGATAACCAGCCCAGCCCACAGTTTATGATCGGAATGAATCCCCTGACCGAGGGTGCCGTCCCATCATTGCTAACTTTGGGTGGAATTGCTTGTGTCCTTGCCCCTGAACCTGATGTTACCCCCCATCCTGGGCACGCTGATTGGTTATTTCACCAATGATATTGCCATTCGGATGCTCTTTCGTCCCTACCGCCCCTGGTATGTGGGTCGCTACCGGCTCCCCTTTACCCCCGGTCTGATCCCCAGCAACCAAGGACGACTTGCTTCCCGGATTGCCGATACGATCACCCGCTCCCTACTCACCCCGGAAGAGTTGCAAAATATCGCCCGCAGGCTGTTGCAATTGGAACGCACCCAAGCGGCAATTTATTGGTTACTCCAAACTGCCCTCAATCAAGTCAAACTGGAGGAATACAAAGCCCGCACCGCCAAAATTTTAGCCGGAATTTTACACGATTTCCTCGGGCAATCGTTACCCAGACTCTTGCGAATTTTAGCCCGCCAGGAAGACTTTTTAGCTGAGCAAATCAACCAAATTTTTGACCGCTTTTTACTGGAATTTCGTCTTTCTGCGACTCAAGCAGAACAGGTGGCGGATTGGCTCTTGGAATTGGTATTAACCCCTGATCTGCTGCGGCGAGCCTTGGTGGATTTTTTAACCGATGAAACCATTGATGTGATTGACCAGGATTTACGGGAACAAACCACCGGCACCTACTGGGTCGTGGCGAACTTTTTTGGGGTGCGGAATGGCTTGATGCGTCTGCGGCGGTTTTGTATCGAAGAACCGGAAACTGCCAATCAACGGCTGGCGGAATTGATGCAATCCCTGGGGTTAAAATCCCGCCTTACTGAGCTAATCCAAGAATTATCCCTGCAAAATTTGCCCGTACTCACCATGCACAAACTCCGCAAACAACTGCGGGAACTGGTGCGGGAATATCTACAAACCGATGGTCCAGCCTTGATTCGAAACCTGAGTAACTCCCTCAACTGGGATGAAATTGCCCATTTGATTCTCACCCGTTTACGCAGTTCATCTATTATGAATAGTTCCCTGAGTTTAATCAGCGAAGAATTAGCGTTAATTATTGAGCGTTACTTAGAAAAAGACCTGGAACAAGTGATTGCCCAAGTGATCCCTATTTTAGATATTGACCAGGCGATTATTGACCGGGTCAATGCCACATCCCCAGCGGATTTAGAAGCCGGGATTCAGGGCATTGTACGCAGTGAATTACAGGCGATTGTCAACCTGGGGGGCATCCTGGGGCTGTTGGTGGGGTTGGGGCAGTCCCTCTGGCTCTGGGGGCAAACCTGATATAGTGACAGGGAGACGAACCCGCATTTTTCGCCACCATGCTGATTCCTGACGTGCGCTTGCTGGTGCTTGACCTAGATGGTACGGTCGTGGGTGATGACAATTGCATTACCCCGGCGGTGAAATCTGCGGTGGCATTGGTGCGACAAAGGGGGATTAAAGTGGCGATTGCCACCGGACGGATGTACCGTTCTGCCCTGCGATTTTATCGGGAATTGGACTTAACTTTACCCCTCTTGAGCTACCAGGGGGCGTGGATTCAGGACCCCCACACCGGGGAACGACATCGCCATTGCCCGATTGACCCCCAACGGGCGTTGGAACTGTTGGATTATTTTGAACAGGCGGATTTGAGTCCCCATTTGTCCATCCATTTTTATCTCAATGACCAGTTGTATGTGCAGGAAATGCGTCCCGATACGGATCAGTACGCCAAACGCACGTTGATTCAGCCAATTTTGGTGGATGATTTGCGCCTAACCCTGGCGGCAGTGGGCATTGCTCCCACCAAAGTCCTCGCCGTGAGTGAAGACCCCCGGATTGTGGATCAGATGATTGATACCTTACAAAAGCGGTACGATAAAAGTGAATTGTACTTAACCCGTTCCGCCCCCATTTACTTTGAAGCCGCCAATCCCCAGGTCAACAAAGGGGTAGCAGTGCAGTACTTGGCAGAGGAATTATTGGGTATTACCCGGGCGCAGGTGGTGGCGATTGGGGACAATTACAATGACCTAGAAATGTTGGAGTACGCTGGCGTGGGGATTGCGATGGGGAATGCGCCCTTAGAAGTACAACAGCAGGCAGATTGGGTAGCACCAACAGTCGAAGAGGACGGGGTGGTGACGGCGATCAAAACCTGGGTTTTGGGGGAATGAAGCCGCAGTATTGTACCAGTACATTTATCCGATGGTCGGGCGCAAGTACCGAGGCGGTGTTTGGCTGGAGTCAACGGTCTGCGGTGCCCCTAACGCCCAGGCAATGTGCCATTTTAGAGTGTTTTGTGCATCCCCAAACCCGAGAATCGGGTTACAAGATTTATCAAGAGTTCCAAGCGCAATTTCCAGGTATTCAGTTAACAGAATTGGGCGATGATATCTTAATTAAAATCATGCAACAGGAAATCGTTTATCTAACCCAAGGATTTGCCAGTTATTTAGAACCGTATGAACAGGTGAATTTAACTGCTAAAATCCCCCTGTTTTCTCCCTATCCAGAAATAGAGTTTTGGGAATTTGAGAGGGAATTTCAAGAACTTTATACTCTAGGGTTAATTGTCCCGGCGGTCGGGCAGGTGAATTGGGGGGATTTGCGCCGGAGTGTTCCTTTGTGTGGGATTACGGGATTTTCCCGGGGGACACCCATTGACCGCTATTACCAAAAGCAATTTTTGCAAGCGGTTGGGGATAAAATCATGGGTAATGTTTTAGAAATTGGGGGGGTTGCCAAAGACCGGGAATTTTATGAATTAGATGTGTCAAAAATCACGTCCTATCATTGTATGAATATTGCGCCGGGGGCGGGGGTAGATTTTGTGGGGGATGCCCATGATCCTGAAGTAATCCCAGCGGCTTCTGTAGATACGATTTTAATTTTTAACGTGCTGGAACATTGTTACGATCCGGGGCTGGTGATCCGCAATATCCACCAGTGGCTGAAACCGGGGGGCTGGTGTCTGGCTTTGGTGCCAACGGCGCAGAGATTGCACGACCGACCAGCGGACTATTGGCGGTTATTACCTGATGGCTTAAATTATTTATTTCGCAACTATGCCCAATGTCATTTATATACCTATGGAAATACATTAACCGTTTTGGCAACCTTTTTAGGGATAGCGGCGGAAGAATTAACCCCAGTAGAATTGGATATGAAACACCCGGATTACCCAGTGATTGCTTGTGTGGCGGCGCAGAAATGAAACGGCTATTGGTAAGTTTATTACTCAGTATTCTACTCTTAGGTTGTCAAGGCTCTGGTTCCTCAGATATTACTCCATTAACCTTAACCCTATGGCATGGCATTAATCCCCCTAGCAATCGGGTGATTTTCGAGCAATTGGTCGCCCAATTTAATGCCCAACAAACCGATATACAGGTGCAACCCATTTATGTGGGACAGGCGGATCAACAGTTTCCGAAAATTCTCACCGCTATTGTGGGGAATAGCCCCCCGGATTTGCTTTGGTTTGACAGTTTATTGACGGGTAGATTAGTAGATTTACAGGGCATTGTCCCTTTGACGGATTGGTTAAATCAAGGGGGTCGGCTTGCCAATTTAGACCCATCGTTGATCCCCGGTATGACTTTTGAAGGGGAATTGTGGTCGGTGCCGTTTACGACCAGTAATTTAGGCATTTTTTATCGTCCTGACCTGTTTGCGGCGGCGGGGATTACCCAATTGCCCCGGACGTGGGAGGAATTGGCGCAGGTGGCACAGAAATTAACCCAGGATCGGAATGGGGATGGTCGTCCCGACCAGTACGGTTTGCTGTTGCCTTTGGGCAAGGGGGAATGGACGGTGTTTTCCTGGTTGCCCTTTTGGTTTAGTGCCGGGGGGGAGGTGGTGAATGGCACGGTGCCGTTGTTGACCGAGGCGAGTCTGGGTGCATTACATTTTTGGCAAAAATTACTGCACATGGGGGTGGCGCTACTCTCCGCACCGGAGCGGGGCTATGAGCAGGAGGGGTTTATCCAGGGGCGGGTGGCGATGCAGATTACGGGACCTTGGACGTTGGGGTATCTGAGTCAAACGGGGGTGCCGTTTAGCGTCATGCCCATCCCCCAGGCGGTACGACCGGCGACGATTGTGGGGGGTGCGAATGTATTTTTGATGCGGACCAATCCCCGGCGAGAACAGGCGGCACTGCGGTTTTTGGATTACATTTTGGGGGATGAATTTCAAGTGGCTTGGGCACGCCAAACCGGGGCATTACCCGTGACCCAATCCGCCCGCCAAGACCCGGAATACCAGGCTTTTTTGGCTGACCATCCCCTTTTGCAGGTGTTTTTGACCCAGACCCAAGTTGCCTATTCCCGCCCGAATGGAGCGGATTACAACCGGTTGTCGAACTGTTTGGGGCGGACGATTGAGGCGACGTTGTTGGGACAAACCCCGGAGCGGGCGGTGGCACAAAATCGGCAGAGGTGTCCAGCGGCATCGTAACCACATCCCCTGCCTTTCTTCCAACACCAAATTATTTAGCCTGATTTTGAAATTCTTCCATCGCTTCAACGGCATAGCTGGCATACATGAGGGCAGGTCCACCCCCCATCGCAATCGCCACACTCAGGGTTTCCATGATTTCCTCAGAGCTTGCGCCAGCGTGAAGAGCGGCACGGGTATGAAATGCAATACAACCCTGGCAGTGGCTGGTAACGCCGATTGCTAAAGCCATTAATTCTTTCGTTTTGGTGTCTAAAGCACCTGCGGTTGAAGAGGAACGGCTCAGGGCATAAAAAGCCCGCATGGTTTCGGGGATTGCCTGAGCAATTTTACTGGTGTAGGTCTTGATATGGTCAATTTCTTGTTGGTAGGAAGTCATTGCCCTAGCCCCGAGATTTTTTTTGTTAACTACGTTGCTAATTAAATCATACAACGTGAATTACTGTACCATTAAATCACATCATTAAAAAGTCCCCCCCACTAGGAAATCCTATAGGCTAGAAATATAGCAGTCCTAAAAACCAAAGACGGGGGCGGTGCCCCTGCGACCGCTAACTTTGAATTTGTAAAGGTACCCCTAAATTAACAATTAAATTAACAATTAAGAAATTAAGAAATAAACGTGTCAGGTACTGCACCTTAGGAGCGGGGGCGTACTAAATAACCGCATTGGTGTTCGCCATCCACAATCCAGTGGGTGCGCTCGACGGTGCAATCGGGGAGGGCGGTGGCAAAAAGTTCTAGCTCATGGTCACATACCCTCGGAAAAGTCTCGGCAACGGCGGCAATCGCACAGGTATGCTCCGTGACCACAAACCCCTTGGGCGTGACCTGGGACTCCGCCATGTACCCCTCGGAACGGCGTAACTGCACCAACCGTTCGATCCGACTGGCTAAATCCCCCTGCCCTAGGGCTTCCCGGTAAGCCATTGCTTTCGATTGCCATTGGTGCGCCAAAATTTGCCCCAACTGCTCCCGCCCTAGGGTTTTGTGCAAGGTCGCCAACAAATCCACCGCAAATTCGCCGTAGCGATTGGGAAATTGCGCCCGTCCCTGGCGACTGAGGGTGTACTGGTGTTGGGGTCGTCCCATGCTCCCCCCCTGCACCACGTGCTGAATCAAACCTTCCTGTTCCAAATCCTTCAAGTGTCGGCGAATCGCCTGGGGCGTTACCTGCAAAACATCCGCCAACTCCTGAGCCGTGGCTTGCCCCCGCCGCAACAATTGCACTAAAATGTCATATTTAGTGGACGCTTGCTCAATCCGAACCACAGGATCACCCCCGGCTGAAGTATAAAACGGGGAAACTAATTTTATTCTAAAGCAACTTTGACAAGGCGCAAGTTGTAAAACTATTCTATAATCAGAACTAAAGCAACACCAACGTTGCGAAACTCCTGAGTTGAAGAGAGCTTATGGTATCTACGCCCCTGACAGCCAAGGAATCCGCCCTGGATCAATTGGTCAGCCGCCCTTATCAGTATGGTTTTGTGACCCCCATCGAAGCGGATGTGATTCCCCGGGGGCTGAATGAGGATGTGATCCGGTTGATTTCCGCCAAAAAACGGGAGCCGGAATTTATGTTGGAGTTTCGCCTGCGTGCCTATCGCCATTGGTTGACCATGCCAGTACCGACGTGGGCACAGGTATCTTACCCACCGATTGATTACCAAAATATCATTTATTATTCCGCTCCGAAACCGAAAAAAAAGCTGGCAAGTTTGGAGGAGGTTGACCCGGAATTGCTGGAAACTTTTGAAAAGTTGGGTATTCCCCTGACGGAGCAAAAACGCCTGAGTAATGTGGCGGTGGATGCCATTTTTGACAGCGTTTCTGTGGCTACCACTTTCAAGAAAGATTTAGCCAAATATGGGGTGATTTTTTGCTCCATGTCGGAAGCCCTGCAAGAACACCCGGAACTGGTGAGAAAATACCTGGGTTCGGTGGTGCCGATTGGGGATAATTATTATGCGGCATTAAACTCTGCCGTATTTAGTGATGGGTCGTTTGTTTATATTCCGCCGGGGGTGCGCTGTCCTTTGGAATTGTCCACCTATTTTCGGATTAACAATGGGGAATCCGGGCAGTTTGAACGCACCTTAATTGTGGCGGATCGGGACAGTTATGTGAGCTATTTGGAAGGCTGTACTGCCCCCATGTACGACACCAATCAACTGCACGCCGCGGTGGTGGAATTGGTGGCTTTGGATAATGCGGAAATTAAATACTCCACGGTGCAAAATTGGTACGCTGGAGATAAGGACGGCAAGGGTGGCATTTACAATTTTGTCACCAAGCGGGGGTTGTGTCAGGGTCATCATGCCAAAATTTCTTGGACACAGGTGGAAACCGGTTCAGCGATTACTTGGAAATATCCGAGTTGTGTGTTGGTGGGGGATCATTCGATTGGGGAATTTTACTCCGTGGCTTTGACCAACCATTACCAACAGGCGGATACGGGGAGCAAGATGGTGCACGTGGGTCGGCATACCCGCTCCCGAATTGTTTCCAAGGGGATTTCGGCGGGGCATTCCCAGAATACCTACCGGGGGTTGGTGCGGGTGAACCCGAAGGCGCAGGATGCCCGTAATTACACCCAATGCGATTCCCTGCTGATTGGTCATCATTCTCAGGCGAATACGGTGCCGGTGATTCAGGTGCAAAATCCCACCGCCCGGGTGGAACATGAAGCCTCAACGTCCAAAATTGGGGAAGAACAATTGTTCTACTGCCAACAACGGGGTTTGGGCATGGAAGAGGCGGTGGCAATGATGATCAGCGGCTTCTGTCGGGATGTGTTTAACCAACTGCCGATGGAATTTGCGGTGGAAGCGGATCGCCTGTTGAGCCTCAAACTCGAAGGCACGGTGGGGTAATCGGTTGCTTGATTACCCTGTGTTCAATTTCGCTGGAATATATAGCAATCCTACTTGATTAGTGAACAGAGATTCCCTAGAACCAAATGTGGGGCGGTGCCCTGCGACCCCTGTTCTATTTTCATTTAGGATTGCTATCGCTGAATTTCGCTCAGGTTAACTCAACACCACTCGCCCGGTGAGTCGTTCCAGCCGTTGCTGTAATTCCCGTTGTAATTGCGGATAATCGCTTAATTCGGGGTTCTTTTCCATTAACTGTTCTGCCGCTTGCCGAGCGGTTTCTAAAATGTCTTGGTCTTCGATTAAACTGGCTAGGGCTAGGTCAGGTAATCCCGCTTGGCGAGTGCCTAGAATTTCCCCGGGTCCCCGCAAACGTAAATCCATTTCGGCAATGAAAAATCCATCTTGGGATTGGGTTAAAACATTCAATCGCTGTTGGGTATCTTCCCCTTTCCCCTGGGTGACGAGTAAACAATAGGATGGATGAGTGCCCCGCCCCACCCGACCCCGCAGTTGATGGAGTTGGGCGAGACCAAACCGTTCCGCATTTTCGATCAACATCACCGTTGCATTGGGGACATCCACCCCCACTTCCACCACGGTTGTGGAGACTAAAATTTGGGTTTCCCCATCCCGAAATGCTCGCAAAGCCGCATCTTTTTCCGCCGCCGATTGTCGCCCGTGCAGGAGTCCCAACCGACAGCCTTTGAAGGTCATTTCTTGCAGTTTTTGATATTCTGCAATGGCGGCTTTGGCTTCTAATTTTTCTGACTCTTCAATCAGGGGCAAAATGATATAGGCTTGTCGTCCTTGCACAATTTCCCGCCGGATTAAATCGTAGGCAAAATGTCGTTGACTGGCTGGAATTACGGTGGTTTGAATGGCTTGTCGTCCTGGGGGGAGTTCATCAATTTGACTCACATCTAAATCCCCGTGAATGGTTAACGCTAGGGTGCGGGGAATGGGAGTTGCTGTCATGGTTAAAACGTGGGGTTCCATCCCCTTTTGCTGTAAAAGAGAACGCTGATTCACCCCGAAACGATGCTGTTCATCAATGACCACCAAACCCAAATGCTGGAAATTCACATCCTCTTGAATCAGGGCATGGGTGCCCACTACTAAAGACACTTCACCCGTAGATAATTGGGCTAAAATTTGCCGCCGTTGGCTAGTTTTCGTTGCACCCGTGAGTAATTCCAC comes from Synechococcus sp. C9 and encodes:
- the psb27 gene encoding photosystem II protein Psb27, which produces MKQLRAVVIGLMLTLVVMLTGCSGSMGTLSGNYTQDTLSLVQTLRQAVALPEDDPHKAEFQTAAREQINDFAARYRRDGGISGLLSFTTMRTALNALAGHYSSYPGRPIPEKLKNRITEQLDQVELALKRGN
- the cofG gene encoding 7,8-didemethyl-8-hydroxy-5-deazariboflavin synthase subunit CofG, which codes for MTEVITYSPAVTLVPTYECFNRCTYCNFRVAPGHSPWLTLEQAGQRLATIRRHSPQVTEILLLSGEVHPHSPRRSEWVTHLEKLAQLAWDWGFWPHTNCGPLTEPEMWQLGRVNASMGLMLEQLRPDLPVHRHAPSKDPGLRLAQLEQAGRLGIPFTTGLLLGIGESPQDWEATLTAIAACHRRWGHIQEVIVQPYRLGTVQADPLPEFDLNQLPLVVGLARRILPADITLQIPPNLVHYPQILLDCLAAGARDLGGIGPKDEVNPDYPYPQVATLTTLLASQGYRLQPRLPIYPKWLHSDWILPQFSSVSVPNRQKLV
- a CDS encoding J domain-containing protein codes for the protein MSDHYQTLGLRPNATHAQVKAAYRRLVKLCHPDTNPQGHERMIALNLAYEVLGDPVQRRAYDQRQTTTSLPCPPPPAPQLWWREVFQPVDQRVNRILGTRRQQLERLAADPFDDACMAEFNRYLLACRHTLQQAEALFRSQANPPALAGVASGLYHCLNHLHDALEDLHWFTQSYSEQYLQTSEALFRRAGEQRQRAWQSARQAGFSR
- a CDS encoding phycocyanobilin:ferredoxin oxidoreductase; protein product: MIQHPLIAQLSEVIRQIWEGSLPLQPYPLPADLGYVEGHLEGERVRIHNLCYQTPHFRKLHLELAQVGDNLDILHCVMFPRTCYDLPVFGTDIVAGRGQVSAAIVDLSPTRVDHSLPSAYVRDLTALTPDPFQQPRPLPPWGDIFSEFCLFVRPVDELEQQRFVDYVGQILKLHCQHALASQPLSPALAQQHQSQQSYYCRQQQQNDKTRRVLERAFGNTWTERYMTTVLFDLPQT
- a CDS encoding DUF445 family protein, whose amino-acid sequence is MLPPILGTLIGYFTNDIAIRMLFRPYRPWYVGRYRLPFTPGLIPSNQGRLASRIADTITRSLLTPEELQNIARRLLQLERTQAAIYWLLQTALNQVKLEEYKARTAKILAGILHDFLGQSLPRLLRILARQEDFLAEQINQIFDRFLLEFRLSATQAEQVADWLLELVLTPDLLRRALVDFLTDETIDVIDQDLREQTTGTYWVVANFFGVRNGLMRLRRFCIEEPETANQRLAELMQSLGLKSRLTELIQELSLQNLPVLTMHKLRKQLRELVREYLQTDGPALIRNLSNSLNWDEIAHLILTRLRSSSIMNSSLSLISEELALIIERYLEKDLEQVIAQVIPILDIDQAIIDRVNATSPADLEAGIQGIVRSELQAIVNLGGILGLLVGLGQSLWLWGQT
- a CDS encoding Cof-type HAD-IIB family hydrolase, translating into MLIPDVRLLVLDLDGTVVGDDNCITPAVKSAVALVRQRGIKVAIATGRMYRSALRFYRELDLTLPLLSYQGAWIQDPHTGERHRHCPIDPQRALELLDYFEQADLSPHLSIHFYLNDQLYVQEMRPDTDQYAKRTLIQPILVDDLRLTLAAVGIAPTKVLAVSEDPRIVDQMIDTLQKRYDKSELYLTRSAPIYFEAANPQVNKGVAVQYLAEELLGITRAQVVAIGDNYNDLEMLEYAGVGIAMGNAPLEVQQQADWVAPTVEEDGVVTAIKTWVLGE
- a CDS encoding methyltransferase domain-containing protein, translated to MKPQYCTSTFIRWSGASTEAVFGWSQRSAVPLTPRQCAILECFVHPQTRESGYKIYQEFQAQFPGIQLTELGDDILIKIMQQEIVYLTQGFASYLEPYEQVNLTAKIPLFSPYPEIEFWEFEREFQELYTLGLIVPAVGQVNWGDLRRSVPLCGITGFSRGTPIDRYYQKQFLQAVGDKIMGNVLEIGGVAKDREFYELDVSKITSYHCMNIAPGAGVDFVGDAHDPEVIPAASVDTILIFNVLEHCYDPGLVIRNIHQWLKPGGWCLALVPTAQRLHDRPADYWRLLPDGLNYLFRNYAQCHLYTYGNTLTVLATFLGIAAEELTPVELDMKHPDYPVIACVAAQK
- a CDS encoding ABC transporter substrate-binding protein → MKRLLVSLLLSILLLGCQGSGSSDITPLTLTLWHGINPPSNRVIFEQLVAQFNAQQTDIQVQPIYVGQADQQFPKILTAIVGNSPPDLLWFDSLLTGRLVDLQGIVPLTDWLNQGGRLANLDPSLIPGMTFEGELWSVPFTTSNLGIFYRPDLFAAAGITQLPRTWEELAQVAQKLTQDRNGDGRPDQYGLLLPLGKGEWTVFSWLPFWFSAGGEVVNGTVPLLTEASLGALHFWQKLLHMGVALLSAPERGYEQEGFIQGRVAMQITGPWTLGYLSQTGVPFSVMPIPQAVRPATIVGGANVFLMRTNPRREQAALRFLDYILGDEFQVAWARQTGALPVTQSARQDPEYQAFLADHPLLQVFLTQTQVAYSRPNGADYNRLSNCLGRTIEATLLGQTPERAVAQNRQRCPAAS
- a CDS encoding carboxymuconolactone decarboxylase family protein, which gives rise to MTSYQQEIDHIKTYTSKIAQAIPETMRAFYALSRSSSTAGALDTKTKELMALAIGVTSHCQGCIAFHTRAALHAGASSEEIMETLSVAIAMGGGPALMYASYAVEAMEEFQNQAK
- the sufR gene encoding iron-sulfur cluster biosynthesis transcriptional regulator SufR, whose protein sequence is MVRIEQASTKYDILVQLLRRGQATAQELADVLQVTPQAIRRHLKDLEQEGLIQHVVQGGSMGRPQHQYTLSRQGRAQFPNRYGEFAVDLLATLHKTLGREQLGQILAHQWQSKAMAYREALGQGDLASRIERLVQLRRSEGYMAESQVTPKGFVVTEHTCAIAAVAETFPRVCDHELELFATALPDCTVERTHWIVDGEHQCGYLVRPRS
- the sufB gene encoding Fe-S cluster assembly protein SufB, whose translation is MVSTPLTAKESALDQLVSRPYQYGFVTPIEADVIPRGLNEDVIRLISAKKREPEFMLEFRLRAYRHWLTMPVPTWAQVSYPPIDYQNIIYYSAPKPKKKLASLEEVDPELLETFEKLGIPLTEQKRLSNVAVDAIFDSVSVATTFKKDLAKYGVIFCSMSEALQEHPELVRKYLGSVVPIGDNYYAALNSAVFSDGSFVYIPPGVRCPLELSTYFRINNGESGQFERTLIVADRDSYVSYLEGCTAPMYDTNQLHAAVVELVALDNAEIKYSTVQNWYAGDKDGKGGIYNFVTKRGLCQGHHAKISWTQVETGSAITWKYPSCVLVGDHSIGEFYSVALTNHYQQADTGSKMVHVGRHTRSRIVSKGISAGHSQNTYRGLVRVNPKAQDARNYTQCDSLLIGHHSQANTVPVIQVQNPTARVEHEASTSKIGEEQLFYCQQRGLGMEEAVAMMISGFCRDVFNQLPMEFAVEADRLLSLKLEGTVG